A genomic region of Lytechinus pictus isolate F3 Inbred chromosome 2, Lp3.0, whole genome shotgun sequence contains the following coding sequences:
- the LOC135159573 gene encoding uncharacterized protein LOC135159573, translating to MRRWPRIRLVRPAALSMSRAKCSQEEVVDSYFKKLEATLKKYSLEMRPDLIYNVHESGFNAEHKPVKVVGCRSFRHHPQAITSPRSALTTLIACGNAAGDSLPPFLIFKGKRVNSDLRKGALPGTKFEMSDSGWSNSDIFLTYMKTHFLPFVDERRKAEEHVLLICDGHKSHITPDVIDFAREKNIVIFILPAHTSHFLQPLDVGLFSPMKSAYNAACSRFMRDHVGLVITGYNICELVCQAHRMAMTVSNLKSSFRATGIIPFSPQVTKKDICSCSDLVTSTKNNNNAASDARNATTAEYLRETSVKQPEKKLQVSTIWSGCNGDFGVLEGPGCKQATSDIFDTN from the coding sequence ATGAGGAGATGGCCAAGGATCCGGCTCGTGAGGCCAGCTGCACTTTCAATGTCGAGGGCAAAGTGTTCCCAGGAGGAAGTGGTGGACAGCTACTTCAAGAAGCTGGAAGCTACCCTTAAGAAGTACAGCCTGGAAATGAGACCAGACTTAATATACAACGTCCACGAGAGCGGCTTCAATGCAGAGCACAAGCCAGTGAAGGTCGTCGGATGCCGATCCTTTCGCCATCATCCACAAGCCATCACATCCCCAAGGTCGGCATTAACCACCCTCATCGCTTGTGGCAACGCAGCAGGCGACAGCTTACCACCTTTCCTCATATTCAAGGGTAAGCGTGTCAACAGCGACCTTAGAAAAGGAGCTCTCCCGGGAACGAAGTTTGAGATGTCAGATTCAGGGTGGAGCAACTCCGACATCTTTCTAACATACATGAAGACGCATTTCCTTCCCTTTGTCGATGAGCGCAGGAAGGCTGAAGAACACGTCCTGCTCATTTGCGATGGACACAAGTCGCACATCACACCAGACGTAATCGACTTCGCAAGGGAAAAGAACATAGTTATCTTCATTCTTCCAGCACATACGAGCCATTTTCTGCAACCGTTGGATGTTGGGTTGTTCAGCCCAATGAAGTCTGCGTACAACGCAGCTTGCAGCAGGTTCATGCGTGATCACGTCGGTCTTGTCATCACGGGATACAACATATGTGAGCTTGTCTGCCAAGCACACAGGATGGCGATGACTGTTTCAAACCTGAAATCATCATTTCGTGCAACAGGGATCATTCCTTTCAGTCCACAAGTAACAAAGAAGGACATATGTTCTTGTTCTGATCTTGTGACCTCAACAAAGAACAACAACAATGCAGCATCTGATGCCAGAAATGCAACCACAGCCGAGTACCTCCGAGAAACCTCAGTCAAACAACCAGAAAAGAAGTTACAAGTATCAACCATCTGGAGTGGCTGTAACGGAGACTTCGGAGTACTTGAAGGTCCTGGCTGCAAACAAGCAACTTCAGACATCTTTGACACCAATTAG